The Victivallis sp. Marseille-Q1083 genome has a window encoding:
- the murF gene encoding UDP-N-acetylmuramoyl-tripeptide--D-alanyl-D-alanine ligase: MTGPGFTAAELAAFTGGEWRFLPPSGDLTVSGVATDSRRDCRGRLFAALAGERFDAHDFLPAAIAAGCAALLIDRTAIGKLPVPCPCPVLLTADTLAAYQAIAAGHRNRFPSLLVAAVTGSVGKTSVKEMLRSIFAAVYGAEQVLYTLGNTNNQIGVPQNLLRLHAGIRCAIIEMGTSAPGEIAPLSRTASPNAALVNAIAPCHLEKLHSLDGVAAEKADIFTALRPDGLAVIPAQSPGETILRAAAAPFRTVKFGPGGDVQATYLGGNLSGSRIELSFADGTILPVDWHLSGRHQAMNAAAAAALAAGLGIPPAAIADGLRHCELPGMRMEISRRDGNVYVNDAYNANPGSMIAALEHLAEFIHPEEWLLVLGDMLELGTYEEREHRAVLDALTRLLPTVRAILVGPRFRAALPAASPFLHTAADAEAARVLLRQLRREGDFIFLKGSRGIHLENIMPTTL, encoded by the coding sequence ATGACCGGGCCGGGATTTACCGCTGCCGAACTGGCCGCCTTCACCGGCGGGGAATGGCGCTTCCTGCCGCCGTCCGGCGACCTGACGGTTTCCGGGGTCGCCACCGACAGCCGCCGGGATTGCCGCGGCCGGCTTTTTGCGGCGTTGGCCGGAGAACGATTCGATGCCCACGATTTCCTGCCGGCGGCAATCGCCGCCGGCTGCGCCGCTTTGCTGATCGACCGGACGGCGATCGGAAAACTGCCGGTGCCCTGCCCCTGTCCGGTGCTGCTGACCGCCGACACGCTTGCGGCTTACCAGGCGATCGCCGCCGGACACCGGAACCGTTTTCCCAGTCTGCTCGTCGCCGCCGTCACCGGCAGCGTCGGCAAAACCAGCGTCAAGGAGATGCTCCGCAGTATCTTTGCCGCCGTTTACGGTGCGGAACAGGTGCTCTATACCCTCGGCAACACCAACAACCAAATCGGCGTCCCGCAGAACCTGCTGCGGCTGCACGCCGGCATCCGCTGTGCAATCATCGAAATGGGGACCAGTGCGCCCGGAGAGATTGCGCCGTTGAGTCGGACGGCCTCCCCCAATGCCGCCTTGGTCAACGCCATCGCGCCGTGTCATCTGGAAAAACTGCATTCGCTCGACGGCGTTGCCGCCGAAAAAGCCGATATTTTCACCGCACTGCGGCCGGACGGCCTGGCGGTCATTCCAGCCCAGTCGCCGGGCGAAACGATTCTGCGCGCCGCCGCCGCTCCTTTCCGGACGGTCAAATTCGGTCCCGGCGGCGATGTTCAGGCGACTTATCTCGGCGGCAATCTGTCCGGCAGCCGGATCGAATTATCTTTCGCCGACGGTACCATTTTGCCGGTTGACTGGCATCTTTCCGGCCGCCATCAGGCCATGAACGCGGCGGCCGCCGCCGCGCTGGCCGCCGGACTCGGCATCCCGCCGGCGGCAATCGCCGACGGCTTGCGGCACTGCGAACTGCCGGGCATGCGCATGGAAATTTCCCGGCGCGACGGCAATGTTTATGTCAACGACGCGTACAATGCCAATCCCGGCAGCATGATTGCCGCGCTGGAACATCTGGCGGAGTTCATTCATCCGGAGGAGTGGCTCCTGGTGCTGGGCGACATGCTGGAACTCGGGACATATGAAGAGCGGGAACACCGCGCCGTATTGGACGCGCTGACCCGGCTGCTGCCGACGGTCCGTGCCATTCTGGTCGGTCCGCGCTTCCGGGCGGCCCTGCCGGCGGCGTCACCGTTCCTCCACACGGCGGCGGACGCCGAAGCCGCCCGGGTGCTGCTGCGGCAACTGCGCCGGGAGGGCGATTTTATTTTTCTAAAAGGTTCCCGTGGAATTCATCTGGAAAATATCATGCCAACCACGTTGTGA
- a CDS encoding UDP-glucuronic acid decarboxylase family protein, with the protein MKKKTILVTGGGGFIGSHLCERLLKENYDVICVDNFYTGSKNNIRHLLSHPDFELIRHDITLPLVAEVDAIFNLACPASPVHYQNDPIHTTKTCVVGAINMLGLALRLRIPILQSSTSEVYGDPTIHPQREEYWGNVNCIGPRSCYDEGKRCAETLFFDYHRQCGVDIKVVRIFNTYGPRMLPNDGRVVSNFIVQALRGEDITIYGDGQQTRSFCYIDDMIEALLRMMRQGPEVHGPFNLGNPAEFTMLELADLIIRLTGSKSRKVFKPLPADDPVKRRPDISRAQQTLHWQPQIGLEEGLKKTIAYFDGVL; encoded by the coding sequence ATGAAAAAAAAGACGATCCTGGTTACCGGCGGCGGCGGTTTTATCGGCTCCCATCTGTGCGAACGGCTGCTGAAAGAGAATTATGACGTCATCTGTGTCGATAACTTTTATACCGGTTCCAAAAACAACATCCGGCATCTGCTGAGCCATCCGGACTTCGAACTGATCCGCCATGACATCACTCTCCCGCTGGTTGCCGAAGTCGATGCCATCTTCAACCTGGCCTGCCCCGCCTCGCCGGTGCACTATCAGAACGATCCGATTCACACGACCAAAACCTGTGTCGTCGGAGCGATCAATATGCTCGGGTTGGCGCTGCGGCTGCGCATTCCGATCCTGCAGTCCTCGACCTCGGAGGTCTACGGTGATCCGACCATCCATCCGCAGCGGGAGGAATATTGGGGCAACGTCAACTGCATCGGTCCGCGCAGTTGCTACGACGAAGGAAAGCGCTGTGCCGAAACCTTGTTTTTCGACTATCACCGCCAATGCGGCGTCGACATCAAAGTCGTCCGGATTTTCAATACCTACGGTCCGCGGATGCTGCCCAACGACGGCCGGGTGGTCAGCAATTTCATCGTTCAGGCGCTGCGCGGAGAGGACATCACCATTTACGGCGACGGCCAACAGACCCGCAGCTTCTGCTATATTGACGACATGATCGAGGCGTTGCTGCGGATGATGCGGCAGGGACCGGAAGTGCACGGCCCGTTCAACCTCGGCAATCCGGCGGAATTCACCATGCTGGAACTGGCGGATTTGATCATTCGCCTGACCGGTTCCAAATCGCGTAAAGTTTTCAAACCGCTGCCGGCCGACGATCCGGTCAAACGGCGTCCGGACATCAGCCGGGCGCAGCAGACCTTGCACTGGCAGCCGCAGATCGGGCTGGAGGAAGGATTGAAAAAGACGATCGCTTATTTCGACGGAGTGCTGTAA
- a CDS encoding Lrp/AsnC family transcriptional regulator — translation MMVTGIVLVNVERAMLRQVIDSFMKIDGVTEVYAVAGEYDLVVMIRVKSNNELSEIVAGKMTRDIAGIIHTKTLISLEARAHVDLDKVFC, via the coding sequence ATGATGGTAACAGGAATTGTTTTGGTAAACGTCGAAAGAGCGATGTTGCGTCAGGTCATCGATAGCTTCATGAAGATCGACGGGGTCACGGAAGTCTATGCCGTCGCCGGCGAATACGATCTGGTGGTGATGATTCGAGTCAAGAGCAACAACGAGCTTTCGGAAATCGTGGCGGGCAAGATGACGCGCGATATCGCCGGCATCATCCATACCAAGACTCTAATCTCACTGGAAGCGCGAGCCCACGTTGACTTAGACAAGGTGTTTTGCTAA
- a CDS encoding IS110 family transposase: MTSFVGVDLHRNNFTYCIRVNGEERKIGKCEITELKGFAAMLGPNTAMAVEATGNTFMFCSSLKAHVGRLVVVNPSQFKVISMSTKKTDKHDAKVLAEFLEKDMLPEVRVKDDLQAKISSLTQTREKLVQLRTVLKNKVNNLLAANFIVLKREELSTEKGLLKALSYHFDPITDTEMLVVVEQIRSLNKSIEKLDKAIEDHGSKMDGFDNLKSIKGIGSKGAAILLATIGNIADFRSAKQLAAYIGIVPRVSNSNDTVCHGRITKSGSKIARTALVQCALIAKRYSPYLNAFHESVKSRRGGAKANIALARKFLDIVYRTLKNNWMFENFTQFKLVKN; the protein is encoded by the coding sequence ATGACAAGTTTTGTTGGAGTGGATTTGCACCGGAACAATTTTACTTATTGCATCCGGGTAAATGGGGAAGAACGGAAAATCGGCAAGTGTGAGATTACCGAACTGAAGGGCTTTGCCGCAATGCTCGGTCCGAACACGGCGATGGCGGTGGAGGCGACCGGAAATACGTTCATGTTTTGCAGCTCGCTGAAAGCTCATGTCGGGCGACTGGTGGTGGTGAATCCATCACAGTTCAAAGTCATCAGCATGTCCACCAAAAAGACGGACAAACATGACGCAAAAGTGTTGGCGGAGTTCCTGGAAAAGGATATGCTTCCGGAGGTAAGAGTGAAAGACGATTTGCAGGCGAAAATTTCAAGTCTGACGCAGACCAGGGAAAAACTGGTTCAGTTGCGTACCGTATTGAAAAACAAAGTCAACAATCTGTTAGCAGCTAACTTCATCGTGCTGAAACGGGAAGAACTGTCCACGGAGAAAGGGCTTTTGAAAGCATTGAGTTATCACTTCGACCCGATCACCGACACGGAAATGCTGGTGGTTGTCGAACAGATTCGCAGTCTGAACAAAAGCATTGAAAAACTGGATAAGGCGATTGAGGATCACGGCAGCAAGATGGACGGCTTCGACAACCTGAAATCCATCAAGGGAATCGGCTCGAAAGGTGCGGCGATCCTGTTGGCAACCATCGGCAATATCGCTGATTTCCGATCGGCAAAGCAGTTGGCCGCTTATATCGGAATCGTCCCCAGAGTGAGCAATTCAAATGACACGGTTTGCCACGGAAGAATCACGAAGAGCGGCAGCAAGATCGCCAGAACCGCTTTGGTGCAATGCGCTTTGATCGCCAAACGCTACAGCCCGTATCTCAATGCCTTTCATGAATCGGTAAAAAGTCGGCGGGGAGGTGCGAAAGCCAATATCGCCTTGGCTCGCAAATTCCTCGATATCGTGTATAGAACATTAAAAAACAATTGGATGTTTGAGAATTTTACTCAATTCAAGCTCGTAAAAAATTGA
- the murI gene encoding glutamate racemase → MAEQFDNRPIGVFDSGLGGLTVVEAMARRLPAEDIIYLGDTARVPYGDKSVDSIKRFSHQDVDFLLQRGVKMIVVACNTVSSVALPALKRQFPAAHLLGVIDAGVQAAVASGARRIVVIGTRATINSDAYRRGIHAVDPSLLVESIPCPLLVPLAEEGLGDSPLAEAVLELYLGGVRANPPDALLLGCTHYPLFKAALDRYFAGRVNIVDSATACAEYVAEYLTANALAAMPGKKSQSRFFVTDMHSAFPAHAARFLKRTPERVEKVSLEFPE, encoded by the coding sequence ATGGCGGAACAGTTTGACAACCGGCCGATCGGCGTGTTCGATTCCGGTTTGGGCGGTTTGACGGTGGTCGAGGCGATGGCGCGGCGTTTGCCGGCGGAGGATATCATTTATCTCGGCGATACCGCCCGGGTGCCGTACGGGGACAAGTCGGTGGATTCGATCAAGCGTTTTTCGCATCAGGATGTCGATTTTCTGTTGCAGCGCGGCGTCAAGATGATCGTCGTGGCCTGCAATACGGTCTCTTCGGTTGCCCTGCCGGCATTGAAGCGGCAGTTCCCGGCGGCTCATCTGCTCGGTGTCATCGATGCCGGCGTGCAGGCCGCCGTCGCCTCCGGGGCCCGCCGGATAGTCGTCATCGGCACCCGGGCGACGATCAACAGCGACGCCTACCGGCGCGGCATTCACGCCGTCGATCCGTCTTTGCTGGTGGAAAGCATTCCCTGTCCGCTGCTGGTGCCGCTGGCGGAGGAAGGCCTGGGGGATTCGCCGCTGGCCGAGGCGGTGCTGGAACTTTACCTGGGCGGAGTCAGAGCCAATCCGCCGGACGCGCTGCTGCTGGGCTGCACCCACTATCCGTTGTTCAAAGCGGCGCTGGATCGCTATTTTGCCGGGCGGGTGAACATCGTCGACAGTGCGACCGCCTGCGCGGAATATGTTGCGGAGTATTTGACGGCGAACGCTTTGGCGGCAATGCCAGGCAAAAAATCGCAGTCCAGATTTTTCGTCACCGACATGCACTCGGCATTCCCGGCGCATGCGGCTCGTTTTTTGAAGCGCACCCCGGAACGGGTGGAAAAAGTTTCACTGGAATTCCCGGAATAG